In Juglans microcarpa x Juglans regia isolate MS1-56 chromosome 7D, Jm3101_v1.0, whole genome shotgun sequence, the following are encoded in one genomic region:
- the LOC121238287 gene encoding beta-glucosidase 12-like, with protein MAFQRHLFLGLILVLLGALTNSTANYSTCSLKRSSFPAGFIFGTASSSYQYEGAAKEGGKGQSIWDTYTHRYPGKIANLSNGDIAIDQYHRYKEDVGIMKEMGLDAYRFSISWTRILPNGKLSGGVNKEGIKYYNNLINELLSKGLKPFVTLFHWELPQTLEDEYGGFLRPQIVKDFRDYTELCFKEFGDRVKHWITLNEPSGYSYAGYDIGALAPGRCSDWQNLNCTGGNSGTEPYLVTHHQLLAHAAAVKVYKQKYQAKQKGIIGITLVSGWVLPYSNAKHNRNAALRALDFSFGWLMDPLTCGDYPHSMRSIVGNRLPKFSKEESMIVNGSFDFVGLNYYTSNYAVYAPNHSNNAANASYTADMRVNLLSERNGIPIGPKLAASDWLHFYPRGLRDILLYIKTKYHNPLIYITENGIDEFNNASLSLEEALADNHRIEYHHAHLSYLQRAIKDGADVKGYFAWSFLDNFEWTAGYTLRFGINYVDYKSGLKRHPKLSAHWFKSFLDK; from the exons ATGGCATTTCAGCGCCATCTATTCTTAGGTCTAATATTAGTTCTTCTCGGCGCATTGACTAATAGCACTGCCAACTACAGTACTTGTTCACTCAAACGGAGCAGTTTTCCAGCAGGTTTCATTTTTGGTACAGCATCCTCCTCTTACCAG TATGAAGGTGCAGCGAAAGAAGGTGGCAAAGGACAATCTATATGGGACACTTACACCCACAGATatccag GAAAGATAGCGAATCTCAGTAATGGAGATATAGCTATCGATCAATACCATCGGTACAAG GAAGATGTTGGGATTATGAAGGAAATGGGCCTAGATGCATACAGGTTTTCAATCTCATGGACCCGTATTTTACCAA ATGGAAAGCTAAGTGGGGGTGTGAACAAAGAAGGAATCAAATACTACAACAACCTCATCAATGAACTCCTATCCAAAG GTCTAAAGCCCTTTGTGACTCTTTTCCACTGGGAGCTTCCCCAAACCTTAGAAGATGAGTATGGGGGTTTCTTACGTCCTCAAATTGT TAAGGATTTTCGGGACTACACTGAGCTTTGCTTCAAGGAATTTGGCGATCGAGTAAAGCACTGGATTACTCTAAATGAGCCATCGGGCTACAGTTATGCCGGTTATGACATCGGGGCTTTAGCACCAGGTCGTTGTTCCGATTGGCAAAATCTAAATTGCACTGGAGGAAACTCTGGGACGGAGCCATATTTGGTGACACATCACCAGCTTCTTGCTCATGCAGCTGCTGTCAAAGTGTACAAGCAAAAATATCAG GCAAAGCAGAAAGGCATTATAGGGATAACGCTAGTTTCAGGGTGGGTGTTGCCATACTCTAACGCCAAGCATAATCGTAATGCCGCACTTCGAGCACTTGATTTCTCATTTGGATG GTTAATGGATCCGTTGACATGTGGTGACTATCCACACAGCATGCGATCTATAGTTGGAAACCGATTGCCCAAGTTCTCGAAAGAGGAATCAATGATTGTAAATGGGTCATTTGATTTCGTTGGACTAAACTACTATACCTCGAATTATGCAGTCTATGCACCTAATCACTCTAATAATGCTGCAAATGCAAGCTACACAGCAGATATGCGTGTTAATCTTTTAT CCGAGCGAAATGGGATTCCCATTGGTCCAAAGCTG GCTGCCTCGGACTGGCTCCATTTCTATCCCAGAGGATTGCGGGATATTTTGCTATACATAAAGACAAAGTACCATAATCCACTAATTTACATCACTGAGAATG GAATCGATGAATTTAATAATGCCTCATTGTCGCTTGAGGAAGCCCTAGCCGACAACCACAGAATTGAGTATCACCATGCCCATCTTTCCTATCTTCAGAGAGCTATCAA AGATGGCGCTGACGTTAAGGGATACTTTGCATGGTCATTCTTGGATAATTTCGAATGGACTGCAGGCTACACCCTTAGGTTCGGCATCAACTACGTAGATTACAAGAGTGGTTTGAAAAGACATCCTAAACTTTCAGCCCATTGGTTCAAAAGTTTCCTCGACAAATAG